Proteins from a genomic interval of Polaribacter sejongensis:
- a CDS encoding DUF6882 domain-containing protein, which yields MGLKEKRIIQAFQKELFPALETEINTAAGFTVPLNISWNTLMEDRFSHLYNDTFPKIYFQPLIEGFKAICVDDMGIELLKAGLKEVIIINENDEHNLERAITFEAGVLKIDHSPIVNADQVDRRSARIISLLEDKLEEFAENGSTNTTSESAESSENKTTESSEKKTIDINEMYNRSFVTSMEKQEIFNEMVSGLDWSCDMAEGKLTFGEDKVFDIQIFGTYSENEKSWMWAWANTQSGISETFLQTSLAVKAFGKALNITDFTTPKFEVESDPGAFFATIATASIGESCYVPLAFKGVIVYVTIKSEEADSKAKNTAESICSHILKVTSEYTFPQKFSLYFYLTAKGYDVALPGNNLVAKKGEDQILGIFDLKGRLMKVSNSKITVQA from the coding sequence ATGGGACTTAAAGAAAAAAGAATTATCCAAGCATTTCAAAAAGAATTATTTCCAGCATTAGAAACAGAAATTAATACGGCGGCAGGTTTTACTGTTCCTTTAAATATTTCTTGGAACACTTTAATGGAAGATCGATTTTCTCATTTATATAATGATACGTTTCCTAAAATCTATTTTCAGCCATTAATAGAAGGTTTTAAAGCAATTTGTGTAGATGATATGGGAATTGAACTTTTAAAAGCCGGATTAAAAGAAGTTATTATCATTAATGAAAACGACGAACATAATTTAGAACGTGCAATTACTTTTGAAGCTGGTGTTTTAAAAATTGACCATAGTCCTATTGTTAATGCAGATCAAGTAGATCGTAGATCTGCTCGTATTATTTCATTATTAGAAGATAAGTTAGAGGAATTTGCTGAGAATGGAAGTACAAATACTACTTCGGAATCTGCCGAGAGCTCAGAAAATAAAACCACTGAAAGTTCTGAAAAGAAAACAATCGACATTAATGAAATGTACAACCGATCTTTTGTAACATCAATGGAGAAACAAGAGATTTTTAACGAAATGGTATCAGGGTTGGACTGGAGCTGTGATATGGCTGAAGGTAAACTGACTTTCGGTGAAGATAAGGTGTTTGATATTCAAATATTTGGTACGTATTCTGAGAATGAAAAAAGTTGGATGTGGGCATGGGCAAATACCCAAAGCGGAATATCTGAAACATTTTTACAGACCTCATTAGCAGTAAAAGCATTTGGTAAAGCATTAAATATAACTGATTTTACTACTCCTAAGTTTGAGGTGGAAAGTGATCCCGGTGCTTTTTTCGCTACCATCGCAACTGCGTCTATAGGTGAAAGCTGCTATGTACCCTTAGCTTTTAAAGGTGTAATAGTTTATGTAACCATAAAATCTGAAGAAGCAGATAGTAAAGCTAAAAATACAGCAGAATCAATATGTTCTCATATTTTAAAAGTAACATCTGAATATACTTTTCCGCAGAAGTTTAGCCTGTACTTTTATCTAACAGCTAAAGGTTACGATGTAGCGTTGCCAGGTAATAATCTTGTAGCGAAAAAAGGAGAAGATCAAATTTTAGGAATATTTGATTTAAAAGGACGATTGATGAAAGTTTCTAATTCAAAAATAACAGTTCAAGCCTAA
- a CDS encoding M48 family metallopeptidase, protein MSYIAETLSELEKEHQAALNTAQEKMLTDLNDAQASGNFDKIQEASIVFQNLTTELAAEYTKRIEEINALNHKAEVETVEGIYTNNRADIDLNLLVYDGDRDYVIAFQQDDLIQKTLEKVNKNSGKFKSRKHLLKSSLRLTKTLAPMLHEIGEHCKKTLKLKADIEFFVYQGDTFNASCYPPDDNKLYIILSSGILERFSKEELTFVVGHEIGHVLFEHFDYPVRQILDTGENDLAPIHAMKLYAWNRNAEISADRAGLLCCQNFEAVGRTFFKLSSGVTTDSLDFQLNAYIEQFVDLEEVLNDSNLDPSDWYSTHPFSPLRIKALELFNKSETYAAFNDSISGEITEEAMEVEIKRIMSLMEPENLEDEGEHSEKIQRLMFLGGYLISNADGVVDDSEIQALSSIVAPKVFANCMMTIKGLTEDEMISEVQQLTKDLDVVLSVMQKLNILRDLSIISYADGEIDDSEVNVLYNLARLLYINTDFIDRVIGDAQGV, encoded by the coding sequence ATGTCATATATAGCAGAAACACTTTCAGAATTAGAAAAAGAACATCAAGCGGCTTTAAATACGGCTCAAGAAAAAATGTTAACCGATTTAAATGATGCACAAGCGTCAGGAAATTTCGATAAAATACAAGAAGCTAGTATTGTTTTTCAAAATTTAACAACAGAACTAGCGGCAGAATATACCAAACGTATAGAAGAGATAAATGCTTTAAATCATAAGGCAGAAGTAGAAACCGTAGAAGGAATCTATACAAATAATAGAGCTGATATTGACTTAAACTTATTGGTTTATGATGGAGATAGAGATTATGTTATTGCTTTTCAACAAGACGATTTAATACAAAAAACGTTAGAAAAAGTAAATAAGAATAGTGGTAAATTTAAGTCTAGAAAGCATTTATTAAAATCTAGTTTAAGGTTGACAAAAACCTTAGCGCCAATGCTTCATGAAATAGGAGAACATTGTAAAAAAACATTAAAGCTTAAAGCAGATATTGAGTTTTTTGTGTACCAAGGAGATACTTTTAATGCATCTTGTTATCCGCCAGACGATAATAAATTATACATTATTTTATCATCTGGAATTCTGGAGCGTTTCTCTAAAGAAGAATTAACTTTTGTTGTTGGTCATGAAATAGGACATGTACTTTTTGAACACTTTGATTATCCTGTAAGACAAATTTTAGATACTGGAGAAAATGATTTAGCTCCAATTCACGCAATGAAATTGTATGCTTGGAACAGAAATGCAGAAATAAGTGCAGATAGAGCAGGATTGTTATGTTGTCAGAATTTTGAAGCTGTAGGTCGTACTTTCTTTAAATTATCATCTGGTGTAACTACAGATTCTTTAGATTTTCAATTAAATGCTTACATAGAACAGTTTGTAGATTTAGAAGAGGTTTTAAACGATTCTAATTTGGATCCTTCAGATTGGTATAGTACTCATCCGTTTAGTCCGTTAAGAATTAAAGCGTTAGAGCTTTTTAATAAAAGTGAAACGTATGCAGCTTTTAATGATTCTATTTCAGGTGAAATTACAGAGGAAGCAATGGAGGTAGAAATTAAGCGAATTATGTCTTTAATGGAACCTGAGAATTTAGAGGATGAAGGTGAACATTCTGAGAAAATACAACGTTTAATGTTTTTAGGAGGATATTTAATTTCGAATGCAGATGGTGTAGTAGACGATTCTGAAATACAAGCTTTAAGTAGTATTGTGGCTCCTAAAGTTTTTGCCAATTGTATGATGACCATAAAAGGGCTTACAGAAGATGAAATGATTAGCGAAGTACAACAGCTTACTAAAGACTTAGATGTTGTGTTATCTGTGATGCAAAAGTTAAACATTTTAAGAGATTTATCTATTATATCTTATGCTGATGGAGAAATAGATGATAGCGAAGTAAATGTTTTGTACAATTTAGCAAGGCTTTTATATATCAATACAGATTTTATAGATCGTGTTATTGGTGATGCACAAGGAGTTTAA
- a CDS encoding methylmalonyl-CoA mutase family protein — protein MKQITPYKPKHKVRIVTAAALFDGHDASINIMRRIIQATGVEVIHLGHDRSVEEVVNCAIQEDVNAIAITSYQGGHNEYFKYMFDLLKEKGAEHIKIFGGGGGVILPKEIKELMDYGITKIYSPDDGRALGLQGMINDLVQKAEAHPNLPEGKELQSDSNNALKVCNEDGGWLLELESKKVLENLKSKDVNTIARLISLAENNHTDFTKIFSPLDKLIETSTPVLGITGTGGAGKSSLVDELVRRFLIDFSEKTIGIISVDPSKRKTGGALLGDRIRMNSINNSRVYMRSLATRQSNLALSKNVNEAIDILKAAEFDLIILETSGIGQSDTEITEHSDTSLYVMTPEFGAATQLEKIDMLDYADLVAINKFDKRGALDAVRDVKKQYMRNNNLWHIHQDDLPVYGTIASQFNDPGMNTLYKSIMDKLVEKTGADLKSNMEITTEMSEKIFVIPPARVRYLSEIAESNRTYDESVDDQVVVAQKLYGIYQTILSITENNKSLQGTEQSVLTKTGLDEDEILKQVQNDKSNVILTERGTSDEESETYFLKLLLAQFEKVKLNLHPLNWEIILNWNEKVQKYKSPIYTFKVRDKEINIETHSESLSHTQIPKIALPKYQAWGDLLRWNLQENVPGEFPYTAGLYPFKRTGEDPTRMFAGEGGPERTNRRFHYVSLGMDAKRLSTAFDSVTLYGNDPGKRPDIYGKIGNAGVSICCLDDAKKLYSGFDLSHAMTSVSMTINGPAPMLLGFFMNAAVDQSCEKYIIENKLEAQVEATFIEFYDLKGLERPKYQGELPEGNNGLGLLLLGLTGDLVLPSEIYQQVKKDTLAQVRGTVQADILKEDQAQNTCIFSTEFALRLMGDVQEYFIEKQVRNFYSVSISGYHIAEAGANPITQLALTLSNGFTYVEYYLSRGMDINKFGPNLSFFFSNGIDPEYSVIGRVARKIWAKAMKNKYGANPRAQMLKYHIQTSGRSLHAQEIDFNDIRTTLQALYAINDNCNSLHTNAYDEAITTPTEESVRRAMAIQLIINKELGLTKNENPIQGAFIIEELTDLVEAAVLEEFDRITERGGVLGAMETMYQRSKIQEESLYYETLKHNGEFPIIGVNTFLSSKGSPTVQPAEIIRATETEKQHQIKTKENLNKANPKKVEQQIAILQEAAIQNENLFDILMEATKVCTLGQITEALFKVGGQYRRNM, from the coding sequence ATGAAACAAATTACACCTTATAAACCAAAACACAAAGTACGTATTGTAACTGCTGCTGCTCTTTTTGATGGACATGATGCTTCTATAAATATTATGCGTAGAATTATTCAAGCTACAGGCGTAGAAGTAATTCATTTAGGTCACGATAGATCTGTGGAAGAGGTGGTAAATTGTGCCATTCAAGAAGATGTAAATGCCATTGCAATCACTTCTTACCAAGGAGGACATAATGAGTATTTTAAATACATGTTTGATTTGTTAAAAGAAAAAGGAGCTGAACATATCAAGATTTTTGGAGGTGGTGGTGGTGTAATCCTTCCTAAAGAAATAAAAGAGTTGATGGATTATGGAATTACAAAAATATATTCTCCAGATGATGGTAGAGCATTAGGTTTACAAGGAATGATAAATGATTTGGTGCAAAAAGCCGAGGCCCATCCTAACCTTCCCGAAGGGAAGGAACTCCAATCTGACTCAAATAACGCTCTTAAAGTTTGTAATGAAGATGGAGGTTGGCTATTGGAATTAGAAAGTAAAAAAGTTTTAGAAAACTTAAAAAGCAAAGACGTAAATACAATTGCAAGATTAATTTCATTAGCAGAAAATAACCATACTGATTTTACAAAGATATTTTCACCTTTAGATAAACTAATAGAAACTTCTACCCCAGTTCTAGGAATTACAGGAACTGGTGGTGCTGGAAAATCTTCTTTAGTTGACGAATTGGTACGTCGATTTTTAATCGATTTTTCAGAAAAAACAATCGGAATTATTTCTGTAGACCCATCAAAAAGGAAAACAGGCGGAGCACTTTTAGGAGACAGAATTAGAATGAACTCCATAAATAATTCTCGCGTGTACATGCGTTCTTTAGCGACGCGTCAATCTAACTTAGCTTTATCTAAAAATGTGAATGAAGCTATTGATATTTTAAAAGCAGCTGAATTCGATTTAATTATTTTAGAAACTTCCGGAATCGGGCAATCGGATACCGAAATTACAGAACATTCTGACACTTCTTTATATGTAATGACTCCCGAATTTGGTGCTGCAACACAATTAGAAAAGATTGACATGTTAGATTATGCCGATTTGGTAGCTATCAATAAATTTGATAAACGTGGTGCTTTAGATGCTGTTAGAGATGTGAAGAAACAATACATGCGTAATAATAATTTATGGCATATTCATCAAGATGATCTGCCTGTTTATGGTACCATCGCCTCTCAATTTAACGATCCAGGAATGAATACTTTGTACAAAAGTATTATGGACAAGTTGGTTGAAAAAACAGGTGCAGATTTAAAATCGAACATGGAAATTACCACAGAAATGTCTGAAAAAATATTTGTAATTCCGCCTGCAAGAGTTCGGTATTTATCTGAAATAGCAGAAAGCAATAGAACGTATGATGAAAGTGTTGATGATCAGGTAGTGGTTGCTCAGAAATTGTACGGAATTTACCAGACAATACTTTCTATTACAGAAAATAATAAGTCATTGCAAGGAACAGAACAATCTGTTCTTACTAAAACAGGACTTGATGAAGATGAGATTCTGAAACAAGTTCAGAATGACAAGTCGAATGTCATTCTGACAGAAAGAGGGACGAGTGACGAGGAATCTGAAACCTACTTCTTAAAATTACTACTTGCCCAATTCGAAAAAGTAAAACTAAACCTCCATCCTTTAAACTGGGAAATCATTTTAAACTGGAATGAGAAAGTTCAAAAATACAAAAGCCCAATTTACACGTTTAAAGTCCGAGATAAAGAAATCAATATAGAAACACATTCAGAGTCTTTATCACACACACAAATTCCTAAAATAGCTTTACCAAAGTACCAAGCTTGGGGAGATTTATTACGTTGGAATTTACAAGAAAATGTTCCAGGTGAATTCCCTTACACCGCAGGATTATACCCGTTTAAAAGAACAGGAGAAGACCCAACTAGAATGTTTGCAGGTGAAGGTGGTCCAGAAAGAACAAATCGCAGGTTTCATTATGTAAGCTTAGGAATGGATGCAAAACGCCTTTCTACTGCTTTTGATTCGGTTACTTTATACGGAAACGACCCTGGAAAAAGACCGGATATTTACGGAAAAATTGGTAATGCAGGTGTTTCAATTTGTTGTTTAGACGATGCTAAAAAACTATATTCTGGTTTCGATTTAAGTCACGCAATGACTTCCGTTTCGATGACCATAAATGGACCAGCACCTATGTTGTTAGGCTTTTTTATGAATGCAGCTGTTGATCAAAGTTGTGAGAAATATATTATAGAAAATAAATTAGAAGCACAAGTTGAAGCTACTTTTATAGAGTTTTATGATTTAAAAGGCTTAGAGAGACCAAAATATCAAGGTGAATTACCTGAAGGAAACAATGGTTTAGGTTTACTGTTATTAGGTTTAACCGGAGATTTGGTTTTACCGTCTGAGATTTATCAACAAGTAAAAAAAGACACACTAGCTCAAGTTAGAGGAACCGTACAAGCAGATATTTTAAAAGAAGATCAGGCGCAAAATACCTGTATTTTTTCTACAGAATTTGCGTTGCGCTTAATGGGTGATGTGCAAGAGTATTTTATAGAAAAACAAGTCAGAAATTTTTATTCCGTTTCTATTTCTGGATATCATATTGCAGAAGCCGGCGCAAACCCAATTACGCAATTAGCCCTGACCTTGTCTAACGGGTTTACCTATGTAGAATACTATTTAAGCAGAGGAATGGACATTAACAAATTCGGACCCAACTTATCTTTCTTTTTCTCTAACGGAATAGATCCTGAATATTCTGTAATTGGAAGAGTTGCTCGTAAAATTTGGGCAAAAGCGATGAAGAATAAATACGGCGCAAACCCAAGGGCACAAATGTTAAAGTATCATATTCAGACTTCTGGTCGCTCTTTACACGCTCAGGAAATTGATTTTAATGATATTAGGACAACACTGCAAGCGCTGTATGCTATTAATGATAATTGTAATTCTTTACACACAAATGCATATGATGAAGCGATTACCACTCCAACTGAAGAATCCGTAAGAAGAGCCATGGCTATTCAGTTAATTATCAACAAAGAATTAGGATTAACTAAAAATGAAAACCCAATACAAGGAGCATTTATTATTGAAGAATTAACCGATTTAGTAGAAGCTGCCGTTTTAGAAGAGTTTGATAGAATTACAGAACGTGGTGGAGTTTTAGGCGCTATGGAAACCATGTATCAACGTTCTAAAATACAAGAGGAAAGTTTGTATTATGAAACCTTAAAACATAATGGAGAGTTTCCTATTATTGGTGTAAATACATTTTTAAGTTCTAAAGGATCTCCAACCGTTCAACCTGCAGAAATTATTAGAGCAACGGAAACAGAAAAGCAACATCAAATTAAAACAAAAGAAAACCTCAACAAAGCAAATCCGAAGAAAGTTGAACAGCAAATTGCAATTTTACAAGAAGCAGCTATACAAAATGAAAACTTGTTTGATATATTAATGGAAGCTACAAAAGTTTGTACTTTAGGTCAGATTACGGAAGCGTTATTTAAAGTTGGCGGACAGTATAGAAGAAATATGTAG
- a CDS encoding M15 family metallopeptidase has product MGIYKILLKLIVILFFFGCFNGCKPAPKKIAIQTTEVSKEKDSTLSFPKYLNTNYVLGKFDYTENSDFTVVPKENSSKKIYLRKEVLEAFLEMNAAALKEDISFTILSGTRNFDHQKRIWDYKWNDKYKNLPSVERAKKILEFSSMPSTSRHHWGTDMDINSLTNSYFTQGKGLKEYNWLLQNAHTFGFYQVYTSKENGRTGYSEEKWHWTYLPLSALYLKYYNTTIGLENIKGFEGFSYAKDLNVVEEYVNGINPKILKNQ; this is encoded by the coding sequence TTGGGCATTTATAAAATACTTTTAAAACTAATTGTAATTCTTTTTTTCTTCGGATGTTTTAATGGTTGCAAGCCAGCACCAAAGAAAATTGCAATACAAACTACTGAAGTTTCTAAGGAAAAAGATTCCACTTTGTCATTTCCAAAATATCTAAACACAAATTATGTTTTAGGGAAATTTGATTATACAGAAAACTCAGATTTTACAGTTGTTCCTAAAGAAAATTCATCAAAAAAAATATACTTAAGAAAAGAGGTTTTAGAAGCCTTTTTAGAAATGAATGCAGCAGCTTTAAAAGAAGATATTTCATTTACAATACTATCTGGAACCAGAAATTTTGATCATCAAAAACGTATTTGGGATTACAAATGGAATGATAAATATAAAAACCTACCGTCTGTTGAAAGGGCTAAAAAGATTTTAGAATTTAGTTCTATGCCTTCTACTTCTCGTCATCATTGGGGAACAGATATGGACATTAATAGTCTTACTAATTCTTATTTTACACAAGGAAAAGGACTAAAAGAATACAATTGGTTGTTACAAAATGCACATACATTTGGTTTTTATCAAGTGTACACTTCCAAAGAAAATGGAAGAACAGGTTATAGTGAAGAAAAATGGCATTGGACTTATTTACCACTCTCAGCACTCTATTTAAAATATTATAACACAACAATTGGTTTAGAAAACATCAAAGGATTTGAAGGTTTTTCTTACGCAAAAGACCTAAACGTTGTTGAAGAGTACGTAAATGGAATTAACCCAAAAATCCTTAAAAATCAATAA
- a CDS encoding DUF4136 domain-containing protein: MKKTFLLLFSTVLLASCSAIKVTTDYDNKVDFTQYKTFAFYKPGIDKAEISDLDKKRILRAIESELSAQGFTKSENPDMLVSIFTKSREKVDVNQNNNFGYGYGWGWSPWMMGGRNNISVSQYTEGTLFVDFIDKQKKELIWQGIGTGALKLQNREKKEARIKEFVKEIISRFPPGKDK, from the coding sequence ATGAAAAAAACATTTTTACTTTTGTTTAGTACTGTACTTTTAGCATCTTGTAGTGCTATAAAGGTTACAACCGATTATGATAATAAAGTAGATTTTACTCAATATAAAACGTTTGCTTTTTACAAACCAGGAATAGATAAAGCAGAAATTTCTGATTTAGATAAAAAAAGAATTTTACGTGCTATTGAGTCAGAATTATCAGCACAAGGATTTACAAAATCTGAAAATCCAGATATGTTGGTGAGTATTTTTACAAAATCTAGAGAAAAAGTAGATGTAAATCAAAATAACAATTTTGGCTATGGTTACGGTTGGGGATGGAGTCCTTGGATGATGGGAGGTAGAAATAACATAAGTGTTTCTCAATATACAGAAGGTACATTGTTTGTAGATTTTATTGATAAACAGAAAAAAGAATTGATTTGGCAAGGAATTGGAACTGGAGCTTTAAAACTTCAAAATAGAGAGAAAAAAGAAGCTAGAATTAAAGAGTTTGTAAAAGAGATTATCTCTAGATTTCCTCCAGGAAAAGATAAATAA
- a CDS encoding DUF5522 domain-containing protein yields the protein MYNKRVALEEGDFYVNEQGYKVFTEKFHLKRGHCCKSGCKHCPYGYDKKTDSFK from the coding sequence GTGTATAATAAAAGAGTAGCATTAGAGGAAGGTGATTTTTATGTAAACGAACAAGGCTATAAGGTGTTTACAGAAAAATTTCATCTAAAAAGAGGTCATTGCTGTAAAAGCGGTTGTAAACATTGTCCTTATGGGTACGATAAGAAAACAGATAGTTTTAAATAA